In Nostoc piscinale CENA21, the genomic stretch TAGTTTTTCTTCGGTGCGTTTGCGTTCGGTAATTTCCTCACAAACGATACTTACACCAACAACGTGTTCCCCGTCCTTCAACGGCAAAAATTTTTCTAACCACACCCGTTCTACCCCCGGTTGTGCGGGAGTTTCCCCGCGAATTTCAACGTTCAGTAATGGTTTTCCTGTTTCAAAAATCGGGCGGATGAATTGTTCGCCAGTATCGGCAATGCCTGGTAACAACTCGCGGATGGTACGCCCAATATGTTCTTCTACAGAAAATCCATTAATTTCCGCCAATCGCTGGTTAATTCGCACAAACCGCAGTTCGGGATCGAGAACAGTCAAGCCAATTGGGGCAGACTGGTAGATAGTTTCAATTTCCGTTAGTTGCTGTTGCAAGGTTGCCCGACTTGATTCTAATTCGGCTTCTAGACGCTGACGTTCTGTAATGTCTGCCACCATTCCAATCAGGCGAATTAACTGTCTTTGTTGGTCAAAAAATCCGCGTCCACTTTCCTCGAAAGTGATGATTTGCTCATCTGGACGCAGGAGTCGATAGGTTATTTTGTAGCTGTTCTTCTCAGGTGTGAGCGTCTGTATAGTTCTGATAAAGCGATCGCGATCATCAGGATGGACACGCTGAAAAAAATTTGCGCCTGTGTCTTGTTGTGCTGATGATGGACTTAACCCCAAAGTCACACTACATTGAGGCGATCGCTTCACAGCATCGGTGCTTATATCCCATTCAAAGGTAAAGATGCGAGCAACTTCCATTGCTAATTGATTGCGTTCTTCACTCTCCCGCAGTGCCGCATTTACCTGTTCTAATTCGGCAGTCCGTTCGGCAATGCGCTTTTCTAGTTCCTGGTTAATGCTTTGTAAGGTAACTTCTATCTGCTTTTGCTGGGTAATGTCTCGCGCTACGCAGTAAATCACACCCCTGCTAACTTGTGGTGATGCTGTCCACTCTAACCAGCGATCATCCCCATCTTTAGTCCGGTAACGATTCTCAAAATTGAATACAGGTATGCCTGCCTTGACTTTCTCCATTTCTGCCAAGGAGGCAACATGGTCATCTGGATGCACAAAGTCCAAGAAAGGGCGGGCTAAGAATTCTGCTTCTGAGTAACCGAGGATTTGAGTAAATGCCGGGTTGATCCGCCGAAAGTATCCGTCCAGACCGATTACCGACAGCAGATCAAGCGATCGCTCAAAGAAAAAGGCTTCTTCGGATAATACCAATTCATTTACAGGTGAGAAAATATGATCTTCAGCAGTCATAACATCAATCACGCTGGAGAAACAGCGAAATAAAAGCCAAGCCACAACCTAAAACAAGTATTCATTACAGAGCGATCGCCGGAGTTTACGATGTAATGAATGTCATCACTATCGTATTATATTGTGATGGTTATTCAAGATGATTAATTTAAATAATCTTGCTGTTGTTAAATTTAATTTAGAGGTACAGAATTAACTATGAATCAAAGTGTAGTTGGTGTGGCTGTAGTTGGAACTGGATTTGGTCAAAAAGTTCATATCCCTGGGTTTATTGCCCATCCTCGAACTCATATAGTTGCTGTTTATCATCGCGATATTCATAAAGCCCAAGCCATTGCTGATGCTCATAAAATTCCTCATGCTTGTACCAGCATTGCTGATATTGTCAATATCCCAGAAGTACAAGCAGTTAGTATTTCCACACCCCCATTTCTGCATTATGAAATGGCTAAAACTGTGCTAAAAGCAGGTAAAAATTTATTATTAGAAAAACCCACAAGTTTAAATGCCAGTGAAGCTAAAGAATTATATCAATTAGCAGTTGCCAATCAAGTAACTGCGGTATTAGATTTTGAATTTCGCTTTGTTCCTGGCTGGCAATTATTTGCAGATTTATTAGCATCAGGTTATGTCGGTAATAAACGCCTAATTAAAATTGATTGGTTTGGTTCCTCTCGTGCTGATACTTCTCGCCCGTGGAATTGGTATTCGTCTCAAGCCCAAGGCGGTGGTGCATTGGGGTCTTTGGGTTCCCACGCCTTTGATTATATTTATTGGTTATTTGGGCCTGTCCGCAGGTTAAGTGCTTATTTAAGTACAGCTATCCCCAACCGCCTTGACCCCAGCACCAATCAACTCAAGCCGGTGGAGACCGATGATAATTGTTTGCTATCCCTGGAATTAGCTGATGGGACACCTTGTCAACTTAATATTAGTGCTGTGGTTCACGCACCGCGCACTCATTGGCTAGAAGTGTATGGCGATCGCGGTACTTTAGTATTAGGTAGCGAAAATCAAAAAGACTACATCCACGGTTTTCGCGTTTGGGGTTCCCAAGTCGGACAACCACTCACAGAAATTGAAATTCCTCAGTCGTTAATGTTTACCCAAAACTTTACCGACGGACGTATTTCTGCATTCATCCGCGTAGTAGACCAATGGCTGCAAGGAATTGACCAAAAGCAGTCAGTAGTCCCATCTTTGCGTGAAGGTGTCTATTCGCAATTATTAATGGATTTATCCCATCAATCTCATCAAACTAGCAGTTGGGTAGATGTTCCTAGTTTGGAAGATTATCTAGAAAATTAAAACTAGGGTGAGGTTAAAAATTTAGGATGATTGCTGAGATGGCACGTAAATTATTGACAATTGGCAAAAATCAAGCATTTAGTAAGCGATCGCATCCCATACCACACTGTGCTAATTTGCAAACAAAGCCATTAGCATAAGTATTATGCTGCTGCAAATTGCTAAGTCTATCTTCCATCGTCGGCTAACTAATGCGATCGCTCTTCCTAGCGTTCTACTATTGTTATTTGCTGGGGTTTCTCTTTGGCAAGTTAACCGTCTACTCTCGGCACTGCAATGGGTAGATCATACAGATCAGGTAATTACCCAAGCTTACCGCACCCACAACTTATTGCTGGATATACAAGCAGGATCACGCGGTTACATCATTACTGGCAAAGAATATTTCCTGCAACCTTACCAAGAAGCTCAATCAACTATTGATGCTGCTTTTTTAGAATTAAAAAATTTAGTTGCAGATAATCCTCCTCAAGTTGAACGTGTCAATCAACTCCAGCTGCAATCTCAAGAGTGGAATCGTTTAATTTCTCAAACAATAGAAATCCGTCGTCGGCTAGGAAAAGTTGAACCTTTGGTAGCATTTGAGGTGCGTCAGCAGAAGATGGATGCAATGCGCCAGCAAATCTCGGATTTTATTGCTACAGAAGAACAACTACGTAACCAGCGCAGCCGGACTGCTCGCTATACAGCACGACAAGTAAGTGCAACTAGCATAATTTTGGCATTGGTTATGGGGGTAACTCTTGCTTACTACATTCGCCAACAAATATATAAGGTATCGCAAACTTATGAACATGCTTTGAACACTGCGATTGAGCAAACACAAAAAGCTCAACGTTCGGCACAACGCTTGGCTGATTTGCATCAAATTGACCGAGCAATTTTATCGGCTCAACCTGATGTCACAATTATTAGGGATGGTTTGGGCAGATTGCGTCAACTGATAAATTGCCAACAAGCATTTTCTATCTTGTTTAATTTTGAAAACAAAACAGCCGAAGTGCTTGCAGGAAATGCTGATAGCGAATTACAACTAGCTGAAGGTACTACACTGCCAATTACTGATTTTGCGCCTGTAGAAGTTCTACAAACACCACAAATTTTTTCAGCTGATAATGAATATCCGCCAATTGTCAAACAACTGCTGGCTACAGAGTTAAATAGTTGTCTAATTATCCCAATGCAGGTGGAAGATACTGTGATTGGTCAAGTAATTTTAGCTCAATCTCAAGGTTCAAGTTTTAGTAGTGAACTTGTAGAAATTGCCAGTGAAGTCTCAGCACAATTAGCGATCGCAATTCAACAATCTCAACTCCGCCAACAACTCCAAGATTATGCCGCTCAATTAGAGCAGCGAGTATCACAACGTACTGCCCAACTTGAGGAAGTTAATCAAGAATTAGAAGCTTTTAACTACACTGTTTCTCACGACTTACGCGCTCCCCTACGTACTATGCAAGGTTTTGCCCAAGCTTTGCTAGAAGATTACAGCGATCAACTAGACTCCTTTGGTCAAAGCTACCTCAACTACATTGGTGAGGGGGCGTTGCAAATGGATACCTTAATTACTGACTTGCTAAGTTACGGCCGTCTCGCTCGTGTTCAAATTCAAATTCTACCTGTTGACTTAAATACTGTAGTTGGAGAAGCACTTAAACAATTAGACGCACAAATTAAACAACAGCAAGCACAAGTTAAAATTGATAATTCTTTACCCCAAGTTTTGGCTCATCGATCTACCCTAGTACAAGTACTAACAAATTTATTAAGCAACGCCATCAAGTTTGTTAAGTCCGATGATATACCTATTGTGCATATCTACTCCGAAGAGTATATTCAACAAGGTACTACTTGGAGCAAGTTGTGGATTGCTGATAATGGCATTGGCATTGCACCAGAACACCAAGAGCGGATTTTTCGGGTTTTTGAACGACTCCACGGCATAGAAGCTTATCCTGGTACAGGTATTGGACTGGCGATCGTGCGGAAAGCCTTAGAACGGATGGGCGGTTTGTGTGGAGTAGAATCGCAGCTAAATAAAGGTAGCAGTTTCTGGATTGCTTTACCAAAAGCTGTTCGTGACCGCCAAGACACTATAGATAGTTAATGACTATCTACGTAGTAGGTTTTTTCTATGTAACTTCGATAACTCCTGCGATAGAAGACAAAAATCGAGAAATTGCTCAGGATAATAATAGGGTGTACTTAATTATCCCAGAAAAACACATAGCAATTTGTGGGACTAAGGAGTGGAATATATGAAAAATCAACTAAATATAAAGTATAAAATAACACGTTTAAATAACTTTTGGTTTATTCTGTCAAAAGCTACACAATACCAATGAATAGCTTATCCACAGGAGAGACAATTTTACTAGTAGAAGATAATCCGCAAGATATTCTCCTGGTGCAAAGAGCGTTTCGCAAAGCTGGCATTACTAACCCATTAAAAATAGTAACTGATGGGGATGCAGCTGTGCTTTACCTTTCTGGAGAAGCAGCTTATGGCGATCGCAGCCTTTATCCAATACCCGCCTTAATCTTGCTTGATTTAAAATTGCCGCGTCGTTCTGGGGCTGAGGTATTGACGTGGTTAAGACAACAGCCGGGAATTAAGCGTCTGCCAGTGGTTGTTTTGACAGCTTCTCAAGAATATACAGATGTTAATCGTCTGTATGACTTAGGTGCAAATGCTTACATGGTTAAACCTGTGGCTTTCGATAATTTAGTCGAAATTGTCACCATTATTAACCAACATTGGCTAGTTTTTAACCAAAAACCAGAACTGGGTACTTCTTAAATTAATTATTAAGTTCAATGTTACGCATTCTCCTGATTGACGACAATCCCCATGATCGCTTGCTGGCAATTCATGCCTTAGAGCGAGAGTTTGCCGATCTTCAGTTCCAGCAAGTGACTCGCCCACAAGAGCTTGAGCAGGCATTGTTACATGGAGGATTTGACTTAGTAATTACTGACTATGAACTGCGTTGGAGTGATGGCATAACAGTACTTCGTGAAATAAAAACCCGCTATCCCGAAATACCAGTAGTAATGTTCACTAACAGTGGCTCACAAGAAATTGCAGTGGAGGCCATGAAATCTGGTTTGGATGACTATGTAATCAAGTCTCCAACTAACTATATGCGTTTACCTGTGGCAGTGCGTCTGGCACTCAAGCAAGCTACAACTCAACGCCAAATGCAGGGGTTAGAAACGCGCTTTCAAACCTTACTTAATCAACTTAAAGTTGGAGTTTACCGCATCACTACCGAAGGAATTATCCTAGAAGCCAACGCTGCATTTTTACAACTGCTGGGTTTAGATTCATTAACGGAAATTCCTGTAAATGAAACCCTTGAACCTTACTTTTCATCAGAAGACTATGCCCGACTCTTGCAACAACTGAGAACGAATGGAGATGGGCGGGAGCGGGAATTATTGTTACACCGCATCGATGGCAGTGAAATTTGGGTAAGGATTAGTCAAACTTTTACTACTAACGGCAATACTACAATTATTGATGGCATTATTGAAGACATTACTGAGCGCAAATATGCACAAAAAGCTCTCCAGGAAAGTGAAGCTAGGTTCAGGTGGATATTTGAATCAAATGTAATTGGGATTTGTTTTTGGGATATTAATGGCAATATTACAGCAGCTAATGATGCCTATTTACAGCTTGTAGGTTACACACACGCCAACCTGGAAACAGGAGATTTGCGTTGGACAGAAATATCTTGTTCTGATTACAACGAGCAAGATTTACGGATCATTGAAGAACTGAAGCAGGGTGGAATTTCGACTCCTGTAGAGAAGTATTACATTCACAAAGCTGGTTATCGCGTTCCTATTCTTATAGGTTGTGCTTTTCGAGAAGGTTCTCAAACTGATGGTTTTGCGTTTGTGGTTGATTTAACAGAACGCAAGCAGGCAGAACAAGAGCGAGAACAACTTTTACGTAGAGAACAAACAGCACGCCAACAAGCAGAAGCGGCTAACCGAATCAAAGATGAATTTCTCGCCATTTTATCCCATGAATTGCGATCGCCACTCAATCCAATTTTGGGCTGGTCTAAGTTACTCAATAGCCACAAACTCACCGAAGCCAAAAGAGCGGAAGCTTTAGCAACTATTGAGCGCAATGCTAAGTTACAAGCTCAACTCATCGAAGATTTATTAGATATCTCACAAATTCTGCGGGGTAAACTCAGCCTCAATATTGCTGCTGTAGATTTGAGTTCAGTAATTGCCGCAGCCTTGGAAACTGTACAGTTAGCAGCCCAAGCCAAAGATATTCAAATCCAAACTACTTTATCACCAAATGTAGGTGCTGTTTTGGGTGATACTGTACGTTTACAGCAAGTAGTTTGGAATTTGCTTTCTAATGCTGTGAAGTTTACCTCTGCTGGTGGTCGTGTAGAAGTTCGCTTAGAGCAAGTTGGCAGACAAGCGCAAATTCAAGTCATCGACACAGGACAAGGAATTAACCCTGATTTTTTGCCTTACGTGTTTGACTACTTTCGGCAAGCAGACAGCCAAACTACCAGAAGATTTGGTGGGCTGGGATTAGGGCTGGCAATTGTCAAACATTTGGTAGAGTTACATGGTGGCGCAGTTTGGGCAGCCAGCCCAGGAGAAGGGCAAGGCGCTATCTTTACTGTGAGAATACCGTTAATCAAAAATCAGACTCAGCTACCTCAGAGTACTGAACAGTCTGATATTTACCAAGAGTTAACGGGGATTCGTATCTTAGTAGTAGATGATGAAGTAGATTCGCGTGAGGTCGTGGCTTTCATGCTCAAAGAGTGTGGTGCAGAAGTCATCGCAGTTGCATCGGCCACAGAAGCACTCTCGGCTTTTAACCAATTACGACCAGATGTAGTTGTCTTTGATATTGGAATGCCTGATGTCGATGGTTATACATTGATGCGCCAAATTAGAAGTCTACCAACAGAAAAAGGCGGGCAAGTTCCGGCGATCGCCCTCACAGCTTATGCAGGAGAATTAAATAAGGAACAAGCTCTTTTGGCTGGTTTTCAAATCCACTCCTCTAAGCCAGTCGAGCCGAATGAGTTAGTTAGGCTGATTACTCAATTAGTTAAATCATAGAAGGCAGGAGGCAAAAGGTAGGAGAAAATTCTTCTTTTACTCAGCACTCACTACTTCTCCCTTGCCTGATTTAGCGTGTATGGAATTCTACTGCTGTTTGTAAAATTTTGATATCGTAATTGCCGAAGAAATCGTGACCAAGTAATCCAATACCGGCTTTTGATGCGATCGCCACTTCCAGATTATTTGCTACAATACCACCCGCAGAGATAGACTGAACTTTGCCTGTAGAAAATTGTACTTGGCTACCGTCAGCAGTTTGCGCTTGCAGCGTACCTGTAGGTTTAATTTGCAAAGCATTCGCCATTGTTTGGGTAATTAAGGTTCCGTTAGCACCTGTATCGACAACCATTTCAAAGGTTTTTTGGTTATTAAAGGTGACATCAATTACTGGAGTTCTACCAAAGTGACGTTTGATAGGTATCCGAAAAACTTTACCCGCAGAAGATGTGTTGATTTTCTGAGAATCACTGCAAAGCTTGGATAACTCCACCGTCATTCCAGATGCAGTCACCATAAAACAAGTGCCTTTATCTTCCGCTACTGCCCGGTGTGTCAATGCTGAGAATATCAGCGTTGGTATTACTGCAATCAACGCCAAGTTAATATTAGTAATTCCCCGTTTCCAAGCACAGTTCATTTGAGAATTTTCTCCGATTGTTTATAAATATGAAAAATAAATTCTTTATTAAAATTTTAGATTGATTGTTTCAATTGCTCAATTTCACTGATTACCCAATAAGTTTGCTAGTAAAATCCAGTATTTTTTAGGATTTATTAATATTTAAACTATGAATTTTTTACCTAATAAATCTATATTATCGAGATTGAGGAAAAGCTAACTTAAAGATTAAATGAAGAGTCAATAAATCTACTGAGGTAATATTTAAAGATAGACACAAGAATTGGTGATGGCATGGATAGCAGTAGCGATCGCATTACCCACCGCAACATCTTTTTGTTCTAAAACTATCCCTTCATCAACAGTGCGTTGCGCCACCACACCACAAACAGCCGCCGCCGCAAATTGATACACACCCGCCATTTTGAACAATGTGCCGCATTCCATTTCGTAGTTCAAAATATTCAACCGTCGATACTCTTCAGTAATTCCACGCAGCGATCGCATTAAATAGGGATTTGCTGAATCAGTGCGTTCCTGTCCTTCATAAAAAGTATCAACAGATGCCGTAATTCCTAAATAATGCTCAAATCCTAATTCTTGTGCAGCCTTGACTAAAGCCACCGTCATAAACGGATCAGCCGCCGCCGGATATTCTATAGGTGCAATGTCATTAGCTGTACCTTGACGACACAAAGCCGCACTACTAATCACAATACTGCCGACTGGTACATGAGGTTGAATTGAGCCACAAGTCCCGATGCGAATAATTTGCCGGATTCCCACCTGCACCAATTCATTCACCACAATACTTAAAGAAGGCGCACCCATCCCACTAGTTGCTGATAAGATGGGGCGATGATTCGGTAAATAGCCTAAATAACTATCTAAACCTCGATTTTGGGACAATAAACGCACATCTTGTAAATAATTTTGGGCAATCAGACGAGTGCGATCGCGATCGCCCGATAATAAAGCAATCTCAGGCGGCGATTTTCCTAAATCCTCTTGCCCAAAACCAATATGATAAAAGCGTTTATTTGTCATACTAATTTCAAATAATAGACACAATTTATACTTAGACAAAATTGTCAATTAGTATTTATTGGGCTTGAGAACAATACCTGTCTAATAATGCACGAGCAAATTCCTGGTGTTGTTCAGCTAGATATTGAGGATAGATAAATTGAGCATTGCCCATAAACCGATACACCCAACGACAAAACTCCTCCAGTGATCGCTTAGGTAATTTAACAATATAATCCACGTAAGCAGGTTTGCCATCTTTTCCCGTTGGCCCTGGTTTGATTTCTTGCTTAGGATGTCGCTTTTCTCCCTCTTGAATAAATGCCATAACTTCAGGAAAAAACCGAACTCGCACTTCTACAAGCTCTAATTCTCCACGGATCTCCCTTTGCTGATCTTCTTTTGAACCTAACTTTAAGCCCCAACCCACTTTTAAAAGCCGATGAGCGATACGTAAGCTTTTCCATTGGGTAATTGAGCCACGACCTTTGCTATCCAGAAGCTTGAAATGATCACTAAAGCGATCAATACGTGACACTACCAGATGACCATCTTTATAGTCCTCATGCAACAAATACCAGGCAATGTCTGCATAAATTAGTTGTAAAGGATAAACTTGCTCATATCTAGTTTTGTTGGGATTGTACGGGTTACGAAAGCGATAAAGCTCAACTGCTTGCCCTTTAGTAATTGCCACTTCAAGTGCATCTAGTTTTTCAAATAACGTGCCTCGGCTTTGATATTTGCCTTTGGCCATCATTTCCGTCGGATCTGTGTAGACAATAACTCGGTCTAATTGGGTTCTCACCGGATAAAGCATCTCATCTTTCGGGTTTAAACCTCCTAACCGCCGCATTAGTCTTTGATATATCTGGTTAATTTGAGGATCTTCTTGATACCTTGCCTGAGACTGTAGGGCATTGAGGGCAACTTGTAACTCCTCTCTGTTCATTAGACCTGTACCAAGATAGTAACCCCAGCGGTATGGTCGTCTATCTAAA encodes the following:
- a CDS encoding response regulator, with protein sequence MNSLSTGETILLVEDNPQDILLVQRAFRKAGITNPLKIVTDGDAAVLYLSGEAAYGDRSLYPIPALILLDLKLPRRSGAEVLTWLRQQPGIKRLPVVVLTASQEYTDVNRLYDLGANAYMVKPVAFDNLVEIVTIINQHWLVFNQKPELGTS
- a CDS encoding retropepsin-like aspartic protease family protein — its product is MNCAWKRGITNINLALIAVIPTLIFSALTHRAVAEDKGTCFMVTASGMTVELSKLCSDSQKINTSSAGKVFRIPIKRHFGRTPVIDVTFNNQKTFEMVVDTGANGTLITQTMANALQIKPTGTLQAQTADGSQVQFSTGKVQSISAGGIVANNLEVAIASKAGIGLLGHDFFGNYDIKILQTAVEFHTR
- a CDS encoding CHASE3 domain-containing protein, whose translation is MLLQIAKSIFHRRLTNAIALPSVLLLLFAGVSLWQVNRLLSALQWVDHTDQVITQAYRTHNLLLDIQAGSRGYIITGKEYFLQPYQEAQSTIDAAFLELKNLVADNPPQVERVNQLQLQSQEWNRLISQTIEIRRRLGKVEPLVAFEVRQQKMDAMRQQISDFIATEEQLRNQRSRTARYTARQVSATSIILALVMGVTLAYYIRQQIYKVSQTYEHALNTAIEQTQKAQRSAQRLADLHQIDRAILSAQPDVTIIRDGLGRLRQLINCQQAFSILFNFENKTAEVLAGNADSELQLAEGTTLPITDFAPVEVLQTPQIFSADNEYPPIVKQLLATELNSCLIIPMQVEDTVIGQVILAQSQGSSFSSELVEIASEVSAQLAIAIQQSQLRQQLQDYAAQLEQRVSQRTAQLEEVNQELEAFNYTVSHDLRAPLRTMQGFAQALLEDYSDQLDSFGQSYLNYIGEGALQMDTLITDLLSYGRLARVQIQILPVDLNTVVGEALKQLDAQIKQQQAQVKIDNSLPQVLAHRSTLVQVLTNLLSNAIKFVKSDDIPIVHIYSEEYIQQGTTWSKLWIADNGIGIAPEHQERIFRVFERLHGIEAYPGTGIGLAIVRKALERMGGLCGVESQLNKGSSFWIALPKAVRDRQDTIDS
- a CDS encoding nucleoside phosphorylase, whose translation is MTNKRFYHIGFGQEDLGKSPPEIALLSGDRDRTRLIAQNYLQDVRLLSQNRGLDSYLGYLPNHRPILSATSGMGAPSLSIVVNELVQVGIRQIIRIGTCGSIQPHVPVGSIVISSAALCRQGTANDIAPIEYPAAADPFMTVALVKAAQELGFEHYLGITASVDTFYEGQERTDSANPYLMRSLRGITEEYRRLNILNYEMECGTLFKMAGVYQFAAAAVCGVVAQRTVDEGIVLEQKDVAVGNAIATAIHAITNSCVYL
- a CDS encoding helix-turn-helix transcriptional regulator; amino-acid sequence: MGHSYAGFPAFERLLLLIATFARNPGVGCYDPMQSDPSNHDTLNIVQMYLYKVASELNVELPPYSRHTIQSDLKTLRRYGLLDRRPYRWGYYLGTGLMNREELQVALNALQSQARYQEDPQINQIYQRLMRRLGGLNPKDEMLYPVRTQLDRVIVYTDPTEMMAKGKYQSRGTLFEKLDALEVAITKGQAVELYRFRNPYNPNKTRYEQVYPLQLIYADIAWYLLHEDYKDGHLVVSRIDRFSDHFKLLDSKGRGSITQWKSLRIAHRLLKVGWGLKLGSKEDQQREIRGELELVEVRVRFFPEVMAFIQEGEKRHPKQEIKPGPTGKDGKPAYVDYIVKLPKRSLEEFCRWVYRFMGNAQFIYPQYLAEQHQEFARALLDRYCSQAQ
- a CDS encoding response regulator; this encodes MLRILLIDDNPHDRLLAIHALEREFADLQFQQVTRPQELEQALLHGGFDLVITDYELRWSDGITVLREIKTRYPEIPVVMFTNSGSQEIAVEAMKSGLDDYVIKSPTNYMRLPVAVRLALKQATTQRQMQGLETRFQTLLNQLKVGVYRITTEGIILEANAAFLQLLGLDSLTEIPVNETLEPYFSSEDYARLLQQLRTNGDGRERELLLHRIDGSEIWVRISQTFTTNGNTTIIDGIIEDITERKYAQKALQESEARFRWIFESNVIGICFWDINGNITAANDAYLQLVGYTHANLETGDLRWTEISCSDYNEQDLRIIEELKQGGISTPVEKYYIHKAGYRVPILIGCAFREGSQTDGFAFVVDLTERKQAEQEREQLLRREQTARQQAEAANRIKDEFLAILSHELRSPLNPILGWSKLLNSHKLTEAKRAEALATIERNAKLQAQLIEDLLDISQILRGKLSLNIAAVDLSSVIAAALETVQLAAQAKDIQIQTTLSPNVGAVLGDTVRLQQVVWNLLSNAVKFTSAGGRVEVRLEQVGRQAQIQVIDTGQGINPDFLPYVFDYFRQADSQTTRRFGGLGLGLAIVKHLVELHGGAVWAASPGEGQGAIFTVRIPLIKNQTQLPQSTEQSDIYQELTGIRILVVDDEVDSREVVAFMLKECGAEVIAVASATEALSAFNQLRPDVVVFDIGMPDVDGYTLMRQIRSLPTEKGGQVPAIALTAYAGELNKEQALLAGFQIHSSKPVEPNELVRLITQLVKS
- a CDS encoding Gfo/Idh/MocA family protein — protein: MNQSVVGVAVVGTGFGQKVHIPGFIAHPRTHIVAVYHRDIHKAQAIADAHKIPHACTSIADIVNIPEVQAVSISTPPFLHYEMAKTVLKAGKNLLLEKPTSLNASEAKELYQLAVANQVTAVLDFEFRFVPGWQLFADLLASGYVGNKRLIKIDWFGSSRADTSRPWNWYSSQAQGGGALGSLGSHAFDYIYWLFGPVRRLSAYLSTAIPNRLDPSTNQLKPVETDDNCLLSLELADGTPCQLNISAVVHAPRTHWLEVYGDRGTLVLGSENQKDYIHGFRVWGSQVGQPLTEIEIPQSLMFTQNFTDGRISAFIRVVDQWLQGIDQKQSVVPSLREGVYSQLLMDLSHQSHQTSSWVDVPSLEDYLEN